A region from the Flavobacteriales bacterium genome encodes:
- a CDS encoding aminotransferase class I/II-fold pyridoxal phosphate-dependent enzyme, which translates to MSNGSETRPHYNAARLRSHTWDQLKLSAQALDEGRGNAEEVSGLLADLLTIELYWAYPGRSTVERLQQMLRGREHHTLTQSVNHVVRNLSSGAFRSDPVVLADPFAPPHVLLEGEKEAAHLNYFETLFVDELSEVEEAALKVKLHQCRDRQDNFIYAPVVVRTVQDALVALLFNHNIQAVVVRYGVPFKSEHHKGILREYTRAIDDLDLSDRGQANMGPLLARIMKWFRPEVDRYYVTDTPITGLKDSTLKNFRRIFYRTEDLNELHMTILRGIQEKYDTPFFTALKEYSKRPMGVFHAMPISRGNSVFKSRWIQDFGEFYGRNLFLAETSATTGGLDSLLQPTGPLKKAQELASRAFGSQHTFFATNGTSTTNKIVVQALVEPGDIVLIDRDCHKSHHYGMVLSGAYPVYLHSYPLPKYSMYGAVPLEHIREQLLALRKGGRLDRAKMLLLTNATFDGVVYNVERVMEQVLAIKPDIVFLWDEAWWAFAGFSYILRQRTAMHVAQKLARKYRTPEYKEQYDAHIKGLKKGEEPRMPDPAKVRIRVYATQSTHKTLTSFRQGSMIHIWDEDFKKKSEASFHEAYMTHTSTSANYQILASMDVGRRQVEFEGYELVEKAIELGLLLRRTIRENERLKKWFDIITISDLVPSEFRPSGVEGYYRKDRGWNDIERAWAEDEFAVDPTKINLYTGHTGIDGDTFKNRYLMDKHAIQVNKTSRNSVLFMTNIGTTRGSLAYLTRVLLQIAEELEERNAGWDHAERRIHLSRIRALTDPKLVPPLPDFSSFHRSFQGIPGVPGGDLRSAYFLAYNEDRCVHVKLHDALTMMEVGQELVSASFVIPYPPGFPVLVPGQVINQEIINFLLAIDVKEIHGYRPELGLRVFTDAALGRQKTATAMGGRKR; encoded by the coding sequence ATGTCCAACGGCTCTGAAACCCGACCCCACTACAACGCCGCCCGCCTTCGCTCCCACACATGGGACCAGTTGAAGCTCTCTGCCCAGGCCCTGGATGAAGGCAGGGGCAATGCGGAGGAGGTCTCAGGTCTGCTGGCTGATCTGCTCACCATTGAGTTGTACTGGGCCTATCCCGGTCGCTCCACCGTGGAGCGCTTGCAACAGATGCTTCGCGGTCGCGAGCACCACACTCTCACGCAGAGCGTGAACCATGTTGTACGGAACCTGAGCAGTGGTGCTTTCCGAAGCGACCCCGTGGTGCTGGCCGATCCATTCGCACCGCCGCACGTGCTGCTGGAAGGCGAAAAGGAAGCCGCGCACCTCAACTACTTCGAAACGCTGTTCGTCGATGAGCTGAGCGAGGTGGAGGAGGCGGCGTTGAAAGTGAAGCTGCACCAGTGCCGCGACCGACAAGACAACTTCATTTACGCCCCCGTGGTGGTGCGCACCGTGCAGGATGCGCTGGTGGCCTTGCTCTTCAACCACAACATCCAAGCGGTCGTGGTACGCTACGGGGTGCCGTTCAAGAGCGAGCACCATAAGGGCATCCTGCGCGAATACACACGCGCGATCGATGACCTGGACTTGAGCGACCGTGGGCAGGCCAACATGGGCCCGCTGCTCGCGCGCATCATGAAGTGGTTCCGCCCGGAGGTGGACCGCTACTATGTGACGGATACACCGATCACCGGACTGAAGGACAGCACGCTGAAGAACTTCCGCCGCATCTTCTACCGCACGGAGGACCTGAACGAGCTGCACATGACGATCCTGCGCGGCATCCAGGAGAAGTACGACACGCCGTTCTTCACCGCGCTCAAGGAATACAGCAAACGTCCAATGGGCGTCTTCCACGCCATGCCGATCTCGCGCGGCAACAGCGTCTTCAAAAGCCGCTGGATACAAGACTTCGGGGAGTTCTACGGGCGCAATCTCTTCCTGGCGGAAACCAGTGCCACGACCGGAGGACTGGATTCGTTGCTGCAGCCAACCGGCCCTCTGAAGAAGGCGCAGGAACTCGCCTCGCGCGCGTTCGGTTCGCAGCACACGTTCTTCGCGACGAACGGAACGAGCACAACGAACAAGATCGTCGTGCAGGCGCTGGTGGAGCCGGGTGACATCGTGCTCATCGACCGCGACTGCCACAAGAGCCACCACTACGGCATGGTGCTCAGTGGGGCCTACCCGGTTTACCTGCACAGCTACCCGCTGCCCAAGTACAGCATGTACGGCGCGGTGCCGCTGGAGCACATCCGCGAACAACTGCTTGCCTTGCGGAAAGGCGGCCGCTTGGACCGCGCCAAGATGCTGCTGCTCACCAACGCCACGTTCGATGGGGTGGTGTACAATGTGGAGCGCGTGATGGAGCAAGTGCTGGCCATCAAACCGGACATCGTGTTCCTGTGGGACGAAGCGTGGTGGGCGTTCGCCGGGTTCAGCTACATCCTGCGCCAGCGAACTGCGATGCACGTCGCACAGAAGCTCGCCCGCAAGTACCGCACACCCGAGTACAAGGAGCAGTACGACGCGCACATCAAGGGGTTGAAGAAAGGGGAGGAGCCGCGCATGCCCGATCCCGCCAAGGTGCGCATCCGTGTGTACGCCACCCAGAGCACGCACAAGACACTGACCTCCTTCCGTCAGGGCAGTATGATCCACATCTGGGACGAGGACTTCAAGAAGAAGAGCGAAGCATCGTTCCACGAGGCATACATGACGCACACCAGCACCAGTGCCAACTACCAGATCCTCGCCAGCATGGATGTCGGTCGTCGGCAAGTGGAGTTCGAGGGCTACGAGTTGGTGGAGAAGGCCATCGAACTGGGCTTGTTGCTGCGACGTACGATCCGCGAGAACGAGCGCCTGAAGAAGTGGTTCGACATCATCACCATCAGCGACTTGGTACCGAGCGAATTCCGGCCAAGTGGCGTTGAGGGCTACTACCGCAAGGACCGCGGCTGGAACGACATCGAACGCGCCTGGGCTGAGGATGAGTTCGCGGTGGATCCCACCAAGATCAACCTCTATACAGGGCACACCGGCATAGACGGCGACACGTTCAAGAACCGCTACCTGATGGACAAGCACGCCATCCAGGTGAACAAGACCAGTCGCAACAGCGTGCTGTTCATGACCAATATCGGCACCACGCGCGGCTCGCTCGCCTACCTGACGCGTGTGTTGCTGCAGATCGCCGAAGAACTCGAAGAACGCAACGCCGGTTGGGACCACGCGGAACGTCGGATCCACCTGAGCCGCATCCGTGCGCTCACCGATCCCAAGCTGGTTCCACCATTGCCCGACTTCTCCAGTTTCCACCGCAGCTTCCAAGGCATACCCGGCGTGCCCGGTGGTGACTTGCGCAGCGCGTACTTCCTGGCCTACAACGAGGACCGCTGCGTGCATGTGAAACTGCACGACGCCCTCACCATGATGGAGGTCGGCCAGGAACTTGTTTCGGCCAGCTTCGTCATTCCATACCCACCGGGCTTTCCCGTGCTGGTGCCGGGGCAGGTCATCAACCAAGAGATCATCAATTTCCTGCTGGCCATCGACGTCAAGGAGATCCATGGTTATCGCCCGGAGCTCGGCTTGCGTGTATTCACCGACGCCGCGTTGGGCAGGCAGAAGACGGCCACTGCTATGGGCGGAAGGAAACGCTGA
- a CDS encoding biotin carboxylase: MAKKKSAPRKSVKLSARKPTRKVAAKRKTTATKKVAKDPVRKAATKPVVKAAKKNARKKAPATLRQAQGDRRPKSANLLKGTSDIRRFFHRNETPIYFISATNFNLLGADEWIKGFKFITYIDCFDGLHPNLMSPKTEEPHEEFQSIEDINNYLLTHSEVRDYIEQRKPSTGSSRQYPNGKALFLMFDEKTEALAKKAGLEVIFPPAKLRSWLDNKVNTNRVAEKAGVPCVPNVLSPVRHYEHLLAVAQKSRLGTDLVVQTPYGDSGHTTFFIKTKADYDKYAKEIEAEKECKIMKRINCRGAAMEACVTRHGTIVAPLMTELVGFKELTPYKGGWCGNEIFATTFTDKIRAKARRYAKKFGDQLLKEGYKGYFELDYLIDQDNGEIYLGELNPRVTGASSITNHAVFALSDMPLHLFHTLEWMNVPYELNVNVLNRRWAKEENIDTWGQMVIKHTQDDIRRVTEAPRSGIWRMRYDGSIYFWRMDTHRRYVEKDNEAFFLRITRVGDWLYEGADIGILVMRGRMMTDDFQLTERSKKWLAAIRAEYKSVVPGSQGSNGHEHMLEIGGFKMM; encoded by the coding sequence ATGGCCAAGAAGAAGTCCGCACCCCGCAAGAGCGTAAAGCTGTCTGCCCGCAAGCCGACCAGGAAAGTTGCCGCAAAGCGTAAGACCACCGCAACGAAGAAGGTTGCCAAGGATCCGGTCCGCAAGGCTGCTACCAAGCCTGTTGTGAAGGCTGCAAAGAAGAATGCCCGGAAGAAGGCGCCCGCTACCCTTCGACAGGCTCAGGGTGACAGAAGGCCGAAGTCAGCGAACTTGTTGAAAGGCACCAGCGACATCCGCCGCTTCTTCCACCGGAACGAGACGCCGATCTACTTCATCAGCGCCACCAACTTCAACCTGCTGGGTGCCGACGAGTGGATCAAGGGCTTCAAGTTCATCACCTACATCGATTGCTTCGATGGGCTGCACCCCAACCTGATGAGCCCGAAGACCGAGGAACCGCACGAGGAATTCCAGAGCATCGAGGACATCAACAACTACCTGCTCACCCACAGCGAGGTGCGCGACTACATAGAGCAACGCAAGCCTTCGACGGGCTCAAGCCGGCAGTACCCGAACGGGAAGGCGCTCTTCCTGATGTTCGATGAGAAGACGGAGGCACTGGCGAAGAAGGCCGGACTCGAGGTGATCTTCCCGCCCGCCAAACTGCGGAGCTGGCTGGACAACAAGGTGAACACGAACCGCGTGGCTGAGAAGGCCGGTGTGCCGTGTGTGCCCAACGTGCTGAGCCCAGTGCGCCATTACGAACACCTGCTCGCAGTCGCGCAGAAAAGCAGGCTCGGCACCGACCTTGTAGTGCAAACGCCCTACGGCGACAGCGGCCACACCACGTTCTTCATCAAGACCAAAGCGGACTACGACAAGTACGCGAAGGAGATCGAAGCGGAGAAAGAGTGCAAGATCATGAAGCGCATCAACTGTCGCGGTGCGGCCATGGAAGCATGCGTCACACGGCACGGCACCATCGTAGCGCCGCTGATGACGGAGCTCGTCGGCTTCAAGGAACTCACACCCTACAAGGGCGGCTGGTGCGGCAACGAGATCTTCGCCACCACCTTCACGGACAAGATCCGCGCGAAGGCGCGCCGCTACGCGAAGAAGTTCGGCGACCAGCTGCTGAAGGAAGGCTACAAGGGCTACTTCGAACTGGACTACCTCATCGATCAGGACAACGGTGAGATCTATCTCGGCGAACTGAACCCACGCGTGACCGGTGCCAGCTCCATCACCAACCATGCGGTCTTCGCGCTGAGCGACATGCCGCTGCACCTCTTCCACACGCTCGAATGGATGAACGTCCCGTACGAGTTGAACGTGAACGTGCTGAACCGACGGTGGGCGAAAGAGGAGAACATCGATACGTGGGGCCAGATGGTGATCAAGCACACACAGGACGACATCCGTCGAGTGACCGAAGCCCCGCGTAGCGGCATCTGGCGGATGCGTTACGATGGCAGCATCTACTTCTGGCGCATGGACACGCACCGCCGCTATGTGGAGAAGGACAACGAGGCCTTTTTCCTCCGCATCACGCGCGTAGGCGATTGGCTCTACGAAGGCGCCGACATCGGCATCCTGGTGATGCGCGGCCGCATGATGACCGACGACTTCCAGCTCACCGAGCGCAGCAAGAAGTGGCTCGCGGCGATCCGCGCGGAGTACAAGAGCGTGGTACCCGGCTCACAGGGCAGCAACGGCCATGAGCACATGCTGGAGATAGGGGGTTTCAAAATGATGTAA
- a CDS encoding aldehyde dehydrogenase family protein, which yields MAVSSGLFTPANLINGSWSFEGDGTFNTVVDKYHGTELARIPHATEAQMEEAIAAAFASRDVLRKMSAGERSAKLEALAAQIAKHEEEIVKLMVQDAGKPVGAARIEVARSITTVRTAAAEALRFGGEITPMDFGAGAGKTAFTKRFPVGVIAAITPFNFPLNLVLHKVAPAMAVGCPVVLKPSPQAPLCSLVLGKFMEEIGWPKDAFHVLMCGVPVAEKLVKDERVAMLSFTGSDKVGWHLKNICGKKKLALELGGNAAVIVDEGVDLTAVAKTVAIGANVYAGQTCISTQRIYAVASVFAQFRELLVKEYAALKAGDPNDAGVTVGPIIDKGHFERIGSWVDEALKGGATLLAGGKAVDAARNIYAPTLLTGTNGAMKVNCAEVFGPVAVLEEVADFNEAIAQVNNSTYGLQAGVFTNSLAHMKQAHDELEVGGIIIGNVPGFRIDSMPYGGIKDSGLGREGVKYAMEEMSEPRLLVY from the coding sequence ATGGCTGTTTCCTCCGGGCTCTTCACCCCCGCCAACCTCATTAATGGCTCCTGGTCCTTCGAAGGGGACGGCACCTTCAACACGGTCGTGGACAAGTACCACGGCACAGAACTGGCGCGTATCCCGCACGCCACGGAGGCGCAGATGGAAGAAGCGATCGCTGCTGCTTTCGCAAGCCGCGACGTGCTGCGGAAGATGAGCGCTGGCGAGCGCAGCGCGAAGCTCGAGGCCTTGGCCGCTCAGATCGCGAAGCACGAGGAGGAGATCGTGAAGCTGATGGTGCAAGATGCCGGCAAGCCCGTCGGCGCTGCACGGATCGAAGTGGCGCGCAGTATCACTACGGTGCGCACGGCGGCTGCTGAGGCCTTGCGTTTCGGTGGCGAGATCACGCCCATGGACTTCGGTGCGGGTGCTGGCAAGACCGCCTTCACGAAGCGCTTCCCCGTCGGCGTCATCGCCGCGATCACCCCGTTCAACTTCCCGCTGAACCTTGTGCTGCACAAAGTGGCACCGGCCATGGCGGTCGGTTGTCCGGTTGTGCTGAAGCCTTCTCCCCAAGCACCGCTGTGTTCACTTGTGCTCGGCAAGTTCATGGAGGAGATCGGCTGGCCGAAGGATGCCTTCCATGTGTTGATGTGCGGCGTGCCCGTGGCCGAGAAACTAGTGAAGGACGAACGCGTGGCGATGCTCAGCTTCACCGGCAGCGACAAGGTGGGGTGGCACCTGAAGAACATCTGCGGCAAGAAGAAGCTCGCACTCGAGTTGGGCGGCAACGCGGCCGTGATCGTTGACGAAGGCGTGGACCTAACGGCCGTTGCCAAGACCGTGGCCATCGGCGCGAACGTGTATGCAGGGCAGACCTGCATAAGCACACAGCGCATCTATGCGGTGGCTTCGGTGTTCGCGCAATTCCGTGAACTACTGGTGAAGGAGTACGCCGCGTTGAAGGCAGGCGACCCGAACGATGCGGGCGTGACTGTCGGTCCCATCATCGACAAGGGGCATTTCGAACGTATCGGTAGCTGGGTGGATGAAGCGTTGAAAGGCGGCGCGACTTTGCTCGCAGGGGGGAAGGCAGTGGATGCCGCGCGCAACATCTACGCGCCGACACTTCTCACCGGAACCAACGGCGCCATGAAGGTTAACTGTGCCGAGGTCTTCGGGCCTGTTGCGGTGCTGGAGGAAGTGGCCGACTTCAACGAGGCCATCGCGCAGGTGAACAATAGCACCTACGGTTTGCAGGCGGGCGTCTTTACGAACTCGTTGGCGCACATGAAGCAAGCGCACGATGAACTGGAAGTGGGCGGCATCATCATTGGCAATGTGCCCGGCTTCCGTATCGACAGCATGCCCTATGGTGGCATCAAGGACAGTGGCCTGGGCCGCGAGGGCGTGAAGTACGCCATGGAGGAGATGAGCGAGCCGCGGTTACTGGTCTATTGA
- a CDS encoding outer membrane beta-barrel protein gives MKRHLSALALVAPLALQLNAQSNEAGTFHIGLGWSLGIHSTNYEQEYTVAGVIVRDEDQDAAITRTFPIDIQIGVAKPLSLGLYGEFGRYLDSSDTRSNRILIVGFAPRVYIINKEKFNWMIGPEIGISGLQIEDVEFNNKKFTDSYAGLHVRLATGISFYFVKNFGLQFQTRYAYHNMQWRDRDPENTAFDQLDYEGILTTSGIQLSLGATVKF, from the coding sequence ATGAAACGCCACCTTAGTGCCTTGGCCCTCGTTGCGCCGCTGGCCCTGCAGCTCAACGCCCAGTCGAACGAAGCGGGAACGTTCCACATTGGCTTGGGTTGGAGCCTGGGTATCCACTCAACCAATTACGAACAAGAGTACACGGTGGCCGGTGTGATCGTTCGTGATGAGGACCAGGACGCGGCAATTACCCGCACGTTCCCCATCGATATCCAGATCGGCGTGGCCAAGCCGTTGAGCTTGGGGCTTTATGGCGAGTTCGGCCGCTACCTTGATTCAAGCGACACGCGTTCCAATCGGATCCTCATTGTCGGTTTCGCACCGCGCGTGTACATCATCAACAAGGAGAAATTCAACTGGATGATCGGCCCGGAGATCGGCATCAGCGGGCTGCAGATCGAAGACGTGGAGTTCAACAACAAGAAGTTCACCGATAGCTACGCCGGGTTGCACGTCAGACTGGCCACCGGCATCTCGTTCTATTTCGTGAAGAACTTCGGCCTGCAGTTCCAGACGCGTTATGCATACCATAACATGCAGTGGCGCGATAGGGACCCGGAGAACACGGCGTTCGACCAGCTCGACTACGAGGGCATCCTCACGACTTCCGGCATCCAGCTATCGCTTGGGGCCACGGTGAAATTCTGA
- a CDS encoding GNAT family N-acetyltransferase translates to MDYRFERVGTEDASIAQATALLRNVFPKASHFTEPVVRWQYLDNPDGHVVGFNAFAGAVLAAHYVAIPLVARVHGKEERGLLSLNTATHPDHQGKGLFTKLANLTYEAAAREGFGFVIGVANANSTHGFTKKLGFQLVAPLMAMVGVGPITNKNEYPVAYQRIWHTKAVDWRLGHPRNKYYSALTTCRDLVLTDRTQFGARLFLAALDGGTLTSELPEATGWNPLRVWIGLDSRTNWFLRPYFNIPMRFRPSPLNLIFKDLTGQGRTLPADQVRFQAIDFDTL, encoded by the coding sequence ATGGACTACCGTTTCGAGCGCGTCGGCACCGAGGATGCGAGCATTGCGCAAGCGACGGCGCTGCTGCGGAACGTTTTCCCGAAGGCCTCACATTTCACGGAACCCGTGGTGCGGTGGCAATACCTCGACAACCCCGATGGACATGTCGTTGGCTTCAATGCATTCGCCGGCGCAGTGCTAGCAGCACATTACGTGGCCATTCCACTGGTGGCTCGCGTTCATGGCAAGGAAGAGCGCGGATTGCTTTCGCTGAACACGGCCACCCATCCTGATCACCAAGGAAAGGGCCTGTTCACCAAGCTGGCCAATTTGACGTACGAAGCGGCGGCCCGTGAAGGTTTCGGTTTCGTGATCGGCGTTGCCAATGCCAACAGCACGCACGGCTTCACCAAGAAGCTCGGCTTCCAACTGGTTGCTCCGTTGATGGCCATGGTTGGCGTCGGTCCCATCACCAACAAGAACGAGTATCCGGTAGCGTACCAACGCATCTGGCACACCAAGGCTGTGGACTGGCGCCTGGGCCATCCGCGGAACAAATACTACAGCGCGCTGACCACCTGCCGGGATCTGGTCCTTACGGACCGCACGCAGTTCGGCGCCCGCCTTTTCCTGGCCGCGCTCGACGGCGGGACGCTCACCAGCGAACTGCCCGAAGCCACGGGCTGGAACCCATTGCGCGTTTGGATCGGCCTCGACAGCCGCACCAACTGGTTCCTCCGCCCCTACTTCAACATTCCCATGCGGTTCCGCCCGTCGCCGCTCAATCTGATCTTCAAGGATCTAACGGGACAAGGTCGTACGTTGCCCGCGGATCAAGTGCGGTTCCAGGCCATCGATTTCGATACGCTTTGA
- a CDS encoding FAD-binding oxidoreductase yields MRSIWQERDFRAPATGQSSGGGHAEVVIVGAGIVGLFTALHYKRANPRHRVVVLERGPLPDGATMRNAGFACFGSPSELLADMAKEGEEAALARVEERWLGLQELRGELGDDRIGFEGTGGYELFGEGDPLYNRVADGFDRLNSALRGIFGRTVYEWRTERIGDLGLTCEHLAFTPLEGPVHSGKLVSTLLAKASEAGVDIHFSQEVLDLEEQSGRVLVSTRAGHSWTGDRIVVATNGYAKDLLPELDVVPARGQVVVTSPIPGLKFKGTFHAHEGFYYFRDFEGGVLLGGGRHLDMAGEATAEHSSTPLIQQDLERMLREVILPGQPFTVAHRWAGIMGFRSTGKTPLVERLSERVVCAVGLSGMGVAIGIRVARKAARLVAE; encoded by the coding sequence ATGCGATCGATCTGGCAGGAACGTGACTTCCGTGCACCGGCCACCGGGCAAAGCAGCGGTGGTGGCCATGCCGAGGTGGTCATTGTAGGTGCTGGGATCGTCGGGTTGTTCACGGCGCTTCACTACAAACGCGCCAATCCACGGCACCGTGTGGTAGTGCTGGAGCGCGGACCCTTGCCGGACGGCGCCACAATGCGCAACGCCGGGTTCGCCTGCTTCGGAAGCCCCAGCGAACTGCTGGCCGATATGGCCAAGGAGGGTGAAGAAGCAGCTCTGGCGCGGGTGGAGGAACGATGGCTTGGTCTTCAAGAGCTGCGCGGGGAATTGGGGGATGATCGGATCGGCTTTGAGGGCACGGGCGGGTACGAACTGTTCGGCGAAGGCGACCCGCTGTACAACCGTGTTGCCGATGGGTTCGATCGGCTCAACAGTGCGTTGCGGGGCATCTTCGGGAGAACTGTCTATGAATGGCGGACAGAGCGGATAGGTGACCTGGGCTTGACGTGTGAACACTTGGCCTTCACTCCATTGGAAGGGCCCGTTCACAGTGGAAAGCTGGTTTCAACCTTGCTGGCGAAGGCCTCGGAAGCGGGTGTGGACATCCATTTCAGCCAAGAGGTGCTGGACTTGGAAGAACAGAGCGGCAGAGTCTTGGTCAGCACCCGTGCAGGGCACAGCTGGACAGGCGACCGCATCGTGGTGGCCACGAACGGGTACGCCAAAGACCTTCTTCCCGAACTGGACGTTGTTCCCGCTCGTGGCCAGGTGGTGGTCACCTCTCCCATTCCCGGCCTGAAATTCAAAGGGACATTCCACGCCCACGAGGGATTTTACTACTTCCGCGACTTCGAGGGCGGTGTGCTGCTGGGTGGAGGCCGGCACTTGGACATGGCCGGTGAAGCAACCGCAGAGCATTCCAGTACTCCATTGATCCAACAAGACCTCGAACGCATGCTCCGTGAGGTCATCCTTCCTGGCCAACCGTTCACTGTGGCACATCGTTGGGCCGGCATCATGGGCTTCCGGTCAACGGGCAAGACCCCACTGGTGGAGCGGTTGAGCGAGCGGGTGGTATGCGCCGTTGGCCTCAGTGGCATGGGCGTGGCCATCGGCATACGGGTGGCCCGCAAGGCGGCACGCTTGGTGGCTGAATGA
- a CDS encoding DUF5106 domain-containing protein, translating into MLRNLLTTTVVAFSLGSFAQAPNGDQRRLDVTVKGVSKDTVFLANYYGNKLYYADTAMADAKGRVVFDRAKGYKSGVYAVVVPGPKYFEVLLDEAEVVLESDTTDLLGRLVVKRSVQNQLFNDYIKYLNAQRKTAEQLRVKMDAASSMAERDALKAQQRGMDQSIRDYQDGVRAKAPGTLLALIMGMSTQREALRPLKADGSLDSAASYFANRARFWDDTDLKDERIVRTPVFHNKFNDYFSNKYLPQIPDTLNKLYDEFINKLGPSEELFKFVVHNLTYMAETSDIMGMDAVFVHMAQTYYCGTPGRAPWMPKDKLDKMCERAKKQAPLVIGAKSKNLILPDTAEGNWKSLHHMPEEYIVLVFWESSCGHCKKEVPELHKVWKEELQAMDVGVYAVCKATDSTMMENWKKFIVEHKLDWTNVGLTWHVYEGARKEPYKYIPKFTTLESLNYADTYDVYATPKVFILDRDRKFVAKSLNPDQIADLIKRLREQKTRKEKKAEE; encoded by the coding sequence ATGCTCAGAAACCTCCTGACCACCACCGTGGTGGCCTTCTCTCTTGGGTCGTTCGCACAAGCCCCCAATGGGGATCAACGGCGCCTGGATGTAACCGTGAAGGGCGTCTCCAAGGACACGGTGTTCCTGGCCAACTATTACGGCAACAAGCTCTACTACGCCGACACGGCCATGGCCGATGCCAAGGGCCGGGTGGTCTTCGACCGTGCCAAGGGCTACAAGTCCGGGGTATATGCTGTGGTGGTACCCGGGCCGAAGTACTTCGAAGTGCTGTTAGATGAAGCAGAGGTGGTCCTGGAATCGGACACCACGGACCTGCTTGGCCGGTTGGTAGTGAAGAGGAGCGTGCAGAACCAACTCTTCAACGATTACATCAAGTACCTCAACGCCCAGCGCAAAACTGCTGAACAGCTCCGCGTGAAAATGGACGCGGCCTCCTCCATGGCCGAGCGCGATGCTCTGAAAGCGCAACAACGCGGAATGGACCAGTCCATCCGCGACTACCAGGACGGCGTGCGGGCAAAAGCCCCCGGCACCCTGCTGGCCCTCATCATGGGCATGAGCACGCAACGCGAGGCCTTGCGCCCACTGAAAGCGGACGGCAGCTTGGACAGCGCGGCATCCTACTTCGCCAACCGCGCCCGCTTTTGGGACGACACCGACCTGAAGGATGAACGCATCGTGCGCACGCCGGTGTTCCACAACAAGTTCAACGATTACTTCAGCAACAAGTACCTGCCGCAGATCCCCGACACACTGAACAAGCTCTACGACGAGTTCATCAACAAGCTCGGTCCAAGCGAGGAGCTGTTCAAATTCGTGGTGCACAACCTCACGTACATGGCCGAGACGAGCGACATCATGGGCATGGACGCGGTGTTCGTGCACATGGCACAGACGTACTACTGCGGAACGCCCGGCCGGGCCCCGTGGATGCCCAAGGACAAGTTGGACAAGATGTGCGAGCGGGCGAAGAAGCAGGCCCCGTTGGTGATCGGTGCCAAGAGCAAGAACCTGATCCTGCCCGACACCGCCGAAGGCAACTGGAAGAGCTTGCACCACATGCCCGAGGAGTACATCGTGCTGGTGTTCTGGGAAAGTTCCTGCGGCCACTGCAAGAAGGAAGTGCCCGAACTGCACAAGGTGTGGAAGGAAGAACTACAGGCCATGGACGTGGGCGTATATGCCGTGTGCAAAGCCACCGACAGCACCATGATGGAGAACTGGAAGAAGTTCATCGTGGAGCACAAGCTCGACTGGACGAACGTGGGCCTCACGTGGCACGTGTACGAAGGCGCACGCAAGGAGCCCTACAAATACATCCCGAAATTCACCACGCTGGAGAGCCTGAACTACGCCGACACCTACGATGTATACGCCACGCCCAAGGTCTTCATCCTGGACCGCGACCGGAAGTTCGTGGCGAAGTCGCTGAACCCCGACCAGATCGCTGACCTGATCAAGCGGCTGCGCGAGCAGAAGACGAGGAAGGAGAAGAAGGCGGAGGAGTGA